The window GGGGGCAATGAAACTTGCGGCCTTGAGGTTGATGGTCTGCATCGTATGCGTCTGCGCTGATGTCGGCGCCAACAAGGCACCGACGCCagacaaggacggcaaaTTCTGGATCCACGGCGATGGCATTTCGGCCGCCTTTGTGCCGTACGGCGCGTCCATTGCCAACCTCGTGTTCAGAGACCAGTTCGGCATCCAGCGTGACCTCGTGGGGGGCTTCGACAACGCCTCGTACTACGGCGTCGACAAGCAGCATCCGCACTTTGGTTCGGTCCCCGGCCGGTACGCCAACCGCATCAAAAACAGCACATTCTCCTTCGACGGTCGCAGGTACAAGGTCAAGGCCAACGAAAATCCAACCAAGGAGCACCCAAACGGGCTCAACACGCTGCACGGCGGGCCCGACGGATGGGACTGGCGAAACTTCACCGTGGTGTCCCACACCAAGTCCAGCGTCACCTTCTCCTTCGTCGATCCGGACGGCAAGGAGGGCTTCCCCGGCGAGGTCGTCTCCGTCATCACCTACACGCTGACTGGTCGCGACTGGGACATCAAGATGGTGGCCGTCGCGACGACAAAGAGGACGCCCATCATGCTGAGCAGCCACACGTACTGGAACCTCGATGGCTTCGCCAACAACAAGACCAGCACCGCCCTCAATCATACCTTGCATCTGCCTTATAGCGGCCagcgcatcgccgtcgacaacaTCCTCATTCCGACCGGCGAGATTCTGGCCAACGCGGAGGGGTCGGTGAATGACTTCTGGAGCAAGCCGAAGCAGATCGGTGCCTCCTTTGGCGACAAAGAGCTCGACGGAAACTGCGGTTTCAACTGCACTGGCTACGGTGAGCAGAGCATTTCTTGTTTCAACCCGTTCCACCCTAACTATTCTTGTACATTCCTGCTTCGCGCCATCACCGATGGTCTCCTGTGACGTCACAAGACTGACATggcccgtcggcgccgcaTTCGAAGACAACTGCTTCACCGTCAACAGGCTGGGCCACTACGACTGGCGCAAGGACGGCCCCGTCGCAACCTTGTCGTCCGCATGGTCCGGCATCCGGCTCGACGTCTTCACCGACCAGGATGCCTTCCAGCTGTATACGTGCAGTGGTCAGAATGGCACCATGGCGCTCAAGAAGACGCAAGGTgttgccgacgtcggcaacGCGAGGTCCTTCCCAAGAACGATCCCCAAGTACGGCTGTGTCGTGCTCGAGGTCCAGGACTACATTGACGGTATCAACCACCCAGAGTGGATGCGCAAGCAAATCTACGGCCCAGCCGACGAGCCGTACGTGCTGCAGGCCAGGTACAGGTTCAGCTTGCTATCCGAGCACAGCGTCGGGGACCATCATGGCGTGCGCTGATGGGTTTGAAGGTGAAGCTGCGAAGACGGTTAGGAAGCATGGAGCGAATATGTTTATCAGGAACAAAATAAAATGCCGTACACATTGAATCCCCATGAAGGGGTGACAGTAGGGAGACAATGGAGGGACTTGATGTTCGAGTACGGGGTAGTTGCGCTCCTGAAGCAGCCAGTCAGGAATAACGGTTTGCGATGTTCCAGAGCAGATTAGGACCTACTGTAATACtgcgagtactgtaagcacatgtacggagtactgtactgttgATACTAGTGGTCATGAGGGTTTTGGCCCATGGCGGGGTAGAGCTGgtggcaagtactgtgcttaagTGCGGAGAATTACTGCCATATTATTACCAGTAAAACTCCGTACTGTTCTGTTGTTcctgctgtacaagtacagactggacatgtaattaatacagtGTTACTCCCTCCGTAAGGTCGTACTGGACTAGTGGTGGTTGGTTCGCGGCCGACTGGAACCAATCGTCGGCCCTGTGAATCAGGTACCCGCTCCATAAGCACAGGTGCCAGACCCTGAAAACTTCAAcccacatgtacggagtggaCAACATCAACTCGCCAAGTCAAAGACGAACAAACCGAGATTGAACCTTAGCCCTTCACACGATCAAAACCAACAAAAGCCGTGCACGCCATTGATATTACAGAACATCTGGAGCCAGCATGGATGAGGACAGGGCCCAAGTCGACTTGGGTCTCGCTGCCGACATCGAGGAGACGCAGCTGGCAACAGCTCATAGTGATCCGGAGCCCACACAAACACCAAGCGAAGAAAACACAGCATGCCGGCAGCCTAAGAAACGTTTCGTAGGAcgcagggcggcggcagaggcGGCAGCCAAGAACGCTTCCTCGGGCGAAGCAAACACAGCGAGCGGCGAGAGTGGTGCCGTTCAACGTATGTTTTTCTGAACATTCTTGACTCACTATCCATCACGACGGCCAACGAACCGAGCCCGGAACTGATATATACATCACAGCCGCCAAAGCGCGAAGACCGCCGAGGCTTCTCAACCGAGTTCCCAAGGAAATTCTCGACGACCCAAACCTCAAGGAGGCCATCGCCCTCCTCCCCGCCAACTACAGCTTCGAGATCCCCAAGACCATCCACCGCATTCGTTCTTCTGCCGCCAAAAAGGTTGCCCTCCAGATGCCCGAgggcctcctcctcttcgccacCTCCATCTCCGACATCCTCACCCAGTTTTGCCCAGGCATCGAGACGCTCATCATGGGCGACGTCACCTACGGCGCCTGCTGCATCGACGACTACACAGCCCGCGCCATGGGCTGCGATCTGCTCGTCCACTACGCCCACAGTTGCCTCatccccgtcgacgtcaccaAGATCAAGACGCTCTACGTCTTTGTCGACATCAGCATCGACACCGCCCACCTGCTCGCCTCTCTGGAACGCAACTTTGCCAGCGGCAAgaccatcgccctcgtcggcaccatcCAGTTCAACGCCACCATCCACGGCGTccgcgccgccctcgaggccgctgGATTCCGCATCCTCGTTCCCCAGATTGCGCCCCTCAGCAAGGGCGAGATCCTCGGCTGCACCTCCCCCCGCCTTCGTGACGAAGACGCCGTTGATCTCATTCTCtatctcggcgacggccgcttTCACCTCGAGAGCATTATGATCCACAACCCCACCATCCCAGCCTACCGCTACGACCCTTACTCCCGAAAGCTCACGCGCGAGACGTACGCCCACGACGAGATGCAGTCCGTCCGCTCTGCTGCCATTCGCACCGCCCGCACCGCCCGCCGTTGGGGCCTCATTCTCGgttccctcggccgccaggGCAACCCGCATACGATGGCCCTCATCGAGCGACGTCTGACCGAACGTGGCATCCCCTTTGTTAATCTGCTGCTGAGCGAAATCTTCCCCGGAAAGCTGGCCATGATGAGCGACGTCGAGTGCTGGGTTCAGGTCGCTTGTCCGCGCCTCAGCATCGACTGGGGTTATGCCTTCCCCCGCCCGCTGCTGACCCCTTACGAGGCCCTCGTTGCTCTTGGCGTGAAGGAGGCATGGAATGATCATCCCAATGGGGAGGGCGTGTATCCCATGGACTATTACGGAAAGGAAGGGCTAGGGAGGACACGACCGCCCGTGGAGGATACCTCTCCAGTTGCTATTGTCGGCGCCACGTAGGTGCGGCCGAATGAATTGAAAGCCATCGCCACCTTCGAGACCGCCTGCGTCGCGTCTCGCCCCTATATCAGGAACTGGTCCGCCTGTACGCCGTGTGCTCAACTCATACCGCCATCCGCTGCCGATTCAAAGTCGGAAATGACTCAAGTGCAGGGTCGCCTTTTTCGGATGGCGACAGCGAGGAGAGGTTCGCTTGTCAACTTGATGGGTTTATTCGGTTGTTTGGCATACTCACCACGCTTCAGCACACGTGCAACAACAAGAATTGGCCTAGCGAGGCCAAGTCACCAGTACGAATAAACCGCGAGTAGGGTCAGCAGACTTTATTAGCGGACAGCTACTCCTTTCGGAAATAGCCACTATAAGACCGAAGATGCCATTTTCATCGCAACAAGGTCCTTGGTCACAAGGTCAAATCCCTCATCTACCAACGCAGTTCGATGGAATGGGTCTTGGGTTGTATTGCAGGCGCCCCATATCACCAGCTAATTACTCCAGACGCGCCAAAGCTACACTAGCAGCGCAAATATCTGCAAGACTCAGGAGTTGGATTACACTCAAATATTGTCCGGCGACCCGGTGCTTGGATTGATCGAGTTGGGGGCAGCCTGGAATGACCATCCGGCGGCGCTAGCTAGCCCTAGCCCATCGATATCATGCTCCGCCAAAGAAGTCTGACCGCCATGAAAGCTCAATTCGCACAATTCACCTGCTTTCATGTTGCATTGCGCCGCCATCTACTTGCCACGAAGTCTTCCGCCGCTTCATCTATTGAGCACTCCGAAATACCAGAAGGAAGGGAGGCCTGGGTGCGGAAAACCCAGGGTGGTTTATGTCTTTACTGCTCATGTAAGTAGTCGGCCCGCCTACCTCTTGATACTTCGTTACGTAGATATCCCAGGCATCAATATCCGTCTTCATCCAATAAAGATTGTTGTGACTTCGAGCTTCCGGGCCTATGCGGGTGCGATAATGCATGTACATTTCAAGGTATCGCTGAACAAGGAACAGCGTCTCCGTTGGAACAAGCCTGAGTGCCAAGTCTTGCATCGGAAGTCCGGATCCACAGAGACGGTGAAAGACCCCGTTGAACTGTTCAGATGTATGAGAAAAGATGCAACCTTCATGAGTGACGTCGCTTATTGCTGCAATACATGTGTTCGCATCCTAATGGAATCTAGCCAGAAACAGCCGTGTTGACGGGTTCTGGCCGATTCGAAAACGTCAACTTGTACTTGACAATTTCAACCACTTCAACGTTATCACCCTGTTCTTGATATCGTCCAGCCGAATTCTCCAGCCATCTATTCTCTCGCTTACGAACCACAGCAATAGATCTAGGAAGTTTCTTGACCTCTCCGGTGAGACGTTGGTGCTGTCCAATGTACAGCTGCACGCGCTTCATCCAGGCAGAGCCATCAACAACTGAATCGTAATCTGGAAATTCAAGCCGACCTATCTCGACATCCTTGAGTGCCTCGCCTTCCGAGTCTGTAGGAAGGTTGAGGGTTCCCTGCATCTCTAGAAGTG of the Drechmeria coniospora strain ARSEF 6962 chromosome 01, whole genome shotgun sequence genome contains:
- a CDS encoding aldose 1-epimerase, translated to MKGAMKLAALRLMVCIVCVCADVGANKAPTPDKDGKFWIHGDGISAAFVPYGASIANLVFRDQFGIQRDLVGGFDNASYYGVDKQHPHFGSVPGRYANRIKNSTFSFDGRRYKVKANENPTKEHPNGLNTLHGGPDGWDWRNFTVVSHTKSSVTFSFVDPDGKEGFPGEVVSVITYTLTGRDWDIKMVAVATTKRTPIMLSSHTYWNLDGFANNKTSTALNHTLHLPYSGQRIAVDNILIPTGEILANAEGSVNDFWSKPKQIGASFGDKELDGNCGFNCTGYDNCFTVNRLGHYDWRKDGPVATLSSAWSGIRLDVFTDQDAFQLYTCSGQNGTMALKKTQGVADVGNARSFPRTIPKYGCVVLEVQDYIDGINHPEWMRKQIYGPADEPYVLQARYRFSLLSEHSVGDHHGVR
- a CDS encoding Chromosome transmission fidelity protein 8: MSSVKLYPQSKPEQTASNPLPKLLQTPGGLALLEMQGTLNLPTDSEGEALKDVEIGRLEFPDYDSVVDGSAWMKRVQLYIGQHQRLTGEVKKLPRSIAVVRKRENRWLENSAGRYQEQGDNVEVVEIVKYKLTFSNRPEPVNTAVSG
- a CDS encoding diphthamide biosynthesis protein 1, which gives rise to MDEDRAQVDLGLAADIEETQLATAHSDPEPTQTPSEENTACRQPKKRFVGRRAAAEAAAKNASSGEANTASGESGAVQPAKARRPPRLLNRVPKEILDDPNLKEAIALLPANYSFEIPKTIHRIRSSAAKKVALQMPEGLLLFATSISDILTQFCPGIETLIMGDVTYGACCIDDYTARAMGCDLLVHYAHSCLIPVDVTKIKTLYVFVDISIDTAHLLASLERNFASGKTIALVGTIQFNATIHGVRAALEAAGFRILVPQIAPLSKGEILGCTSPRLRDEDAVDLILYLGDGRFHLESIMIHNPTIPAYRYDPYSRKLTRETYAHDEMQSVRSAAIRTARTARRWGLILGSLGRQGNPHTMALIERRLTERGIPFVNLLLSEIFPGKLAMMSDVECWVQVACPRLSIDWGYAFPRPLLTPYEALVALGVKEAWNDHPNGEGVYPMDYYGKEGLGRTRPPVEDTSPVAIVGAT